From the genome of Scleropages formosus chromosome 22, fSclFor1.1, whole genome shotgun sequence:
CTGCGCTGGGGGGCTCTGAAAGCCCACGGAGGCCTCTGCACAATTGCTCCCCCCCCAGGAGAAGAGGGGGTGGGACAAAGGGGAACTGCCCCCGCGAGCTGGAGGAGGGCACCTCCTCACGGGCTTAATACCAGGAGATTATCGCTCGTCTTGAAGATATATCTGTCGATAAATAACACTCATATCTTGGCGTGTGCACGGCGATGGCTGCAACTGGCGAAAAGCTGCGCTGTAATTTTTGAGGCGAAGCTGGAAAGCGAGTGTGTAAGGAAAGTAAGTGGAAGCAAACTGGATCGGGTCACAGTGTGATTATTCTGAGAAATATTCCATTCCCCGGTTGCTGAAACATTATTAGTGTTTCCCTCAGATCTCTCTTCGCAATCACAGCAGCTCTACGTATTAAACGTCTAATTATGGGATTTAGCAGCGGTCAAGTCAGACATGTCGGTGTCAAAGAGGAACAACTGTCCACTTGACTTGTTTCGTAATTTATTGAGATTTTATGTCTCCCCAAAACACCTCTGCTGAAGCTCTTACTGTTACTGTCAGTGTTCACTGTTCACATCACACAAGCAGCACTTCAGCAACAATTTACTGAAATTCTGAGATTATCACTGGGCCAGCAGACTGCACCAGGAAGAGctgagtttgaatcccccccTTCTGCTGCAGCACACTTCACCAGGGTATTTagtctgaactgatacagcaaaaactgAGGTGctgcatttacgtttacatttatttatttagcagacgcttttctccaaagcgacttctaatgaactctatgcagtgttaccagcccacacaccttattcaccgcgttgacttacactgctagatacactacttacactgggtcactcacacatacatcagtggaacacactctctcagtataaattggtaaatcagtgtaagcaaaTCAGGGAACCAACATCGCACTATAAATCACAttggaaataaaagcataaatcaGATTAATGCACTAATAATATTAAaagttgtaagtagtgtatctagcagcgcaagacaccttggtgaaaaaggggtgtgggctgatcacactacattgagtttgttggaagtcactttggagaaaggtgtctgctaagtaaataaatgttaatgtaaataaatgtaaaactgagcCTGTAGTTGAACATATATGACAGGATCGCAAGTTAAAGAATCCAATACAGCTCTGTACTCACAGCTGTATTTTTCAAGGTGCATTTTAGACTGaaagtcaatttacaaatgAGCTGAACAGAGCAGTGGAACAACATACGTTTTGTGTGTCCAGatgtataatattattattaatatgaataatgcCCAGTGCCTTTTGATGCCTTTATCACCTTCTTAAAGTCTCCACTGCTGGGAAATATAATGGAGCAGAAACGATATACAGAAGTGCAGCCAGGAGGCTGTTATTATCCTCATGGAGAATGCAAATCAGAAAATGATATAATTCATTGCTTACTGAATAATCATTTTCTTCTGAATCCAAAAAGTAGCCTTTAATGTTCAAGAGCAGGGCTGTAAGTACAGGGATGTCTAATGTCACTGTAATTTAAGGGCACAATTTATGGCGGAATTAATTCGAAGTAATGGTAATTCTACGCCTCCGAAGCAATCATACACGCTGGGGAAACACTCACGTGGCACAAGAAACGCGACAGATTGGTGAATTAACCTTGTCAGCTCGGTTGCCCCACAAATCATGTGACTGTGCTGCTTCATACTTTTATTTAGCACTATCTCTTTTCGACCAAGAGATTTATAGAAGTCATTTATCGAACGACTTTAAAATTGGGTCATTCCATCCCTcctataaatgataaattatttgGTGGGTAAAAGGAAAGGATATACCCATTCATAACCATGTTTTTCTTAATAAAGTCATGTGGATATGTATTTAACTGTGTGGCCCCGTGGAGCGTGTGGTTGATTCATactgaacattttaattcattaaagCATTTCTTCAGGTTCGGTTGGACCGCAGATCACGAGCCCCTCTTACTAGTGGGTCTCAGATGTTATTTCCAGTGGAGTTTAGGGACATGCATGAACTGGACCATGGGATGGTGTGCTCACCGGGGGTTCTGTGACATACCCACTTTGAGCTCCTTCCCGAACACGGTCCTCTCCCCCAGGGCCGAGCAATTCCAGCGCCCGTGTCGGAACTGGAACTGACACTCATCGACCCCCATCTGCGCCCCCTCCCCGATCACAATGATGGCGTCTGGGCGGCTCTGGCAGATCGTCCGCTGCCGgggagccaggcctgggatCTTGTTGCAGATGATGCTGGCCCCCAGAGCCACGACGGACGAGAAGCCCCTGTGCGGCAAGAGGGACGTGGAAAAACCACAGTAAACACACCCTGCGCTGGTATCTCGTTACACACGGGCTACTGGTTACTTACATTCACAGGAGTGCAAAGTTACAGTAATTAAAAGTAGTTAATAGTAACATCAGCTAATTTAGAGTAGATCTAAAGCAGTGCGGCCTTACTGTTCTACCCAAGAATgcataatacatttctgcaacgcattaagtgtaattttttttttaaacaaagggtATAGTAAAAGGCCTTTATGGAAGGATCTGAATATTACCAAATTCTCTCTCTTATATAAGTGATTAACTATTTAGTAGCAGAAAGCAAACATGTACCCAATAAAAAAACTGTAGTAATAGGAgctattataataattataattgtattaataataataataataatacaattataataataatgtccaaGTCGACTTATGAAGTTCTTCCTTTTTAATAAAGACACTGGCAAGCCTGATGTGTGTATCAGTTTGTGAATCCACGCAGTCAGTGTGTGACGTGTGTATACCTGTATCTCGGATCAATATACCTCGTCCGACTTAAACGCACTTGatcaaaatgcacattttttctacttttcttcCCCTCAAAGCGTCCGACGGCAGATAATCTCAAGACAAAGTCTCTGCTCATTTTTATGTGATTCACTCTCCCCGCACAAACACACTTCACTcgcaaatacatttatttctagTTGCAGAAATACGTCACgcttttgtgtttcttttaaatcactgcatgttAACAGACGAGCGCAAATTCCAGTCCCAGTTCTACCTGACATGACACGAAGTGTGATATTGCGGGGAGAAGGGAAAACTGTGGCGCAACAATcagagagatgtgtgtgtgtgtgtgtgtgtgtgtgtttcactctgcatgattaaaataaaatatgggaGAGCAGTTCCGGGAGACCCCTGGGCTGGAtccatgatcatgatcatgatgatcctGCGCTTGCGGAGAGGATGGAGACTCACCCGATCTTCATGTACACAATCCCCAGGCACAGGAACATGTGGAAGATCCAGCGCCGCGTCTTTCTGCTCATGATGATGTCCAGCCTGTGGATTCGGACCGCGGAGCCGATGGAACGCGCGCGCCGCGCCGCCCTGCTTCCCCCCAAAGTCCTCCTCGATGATGTCCACCTGGATGTCCACCTGCGTATTGACCTCCGAGATGTCCCTCCTGGAGGAGGTGCGCCTTCCCCCAGCAGCTCGTCCGACACGAGTCGCGCTCCGAGTCgcagcaaggggggggggggaggggggagagacAAACCTTTCGGACCAACGCGGACCTCCAGCGCGCGCCGCCGCACAAAGTTCCTCTCGGGACTTTCCgcgcttttttttcctcctgcgcCCGGTTTGTCTCCTCGCGCTGCCGCCGGCTCGCGACCTCCGCGTCGCGCGCGCCCCGCAGGTGGCTCTGGCTCCCGCAGCTCGTCCTCCGCGTTCCCCTTCACCTACGAGGGCGTGTTCTTCACGCGCACGGAGCGGAGCGCATGTCCCGCAAGCTCGCGCGtggcccccgcccccccgccgtGCACCatcaccgccgccgccgccgagcCGAGGACACCCTCAGTgaggggggggcatggtgagcAGCACGAGAGGAGAGCATCGAATCCGCCGGGCGAAAGTACCTCCGCGAGACACGCTGACAGCAGCGCCAATATAAATGCGCCCCCGAGGGgagagtcggggggggggggggggcagactcGGGTGCGCGCACGCGGaccttcctctcctcctgcttcgtgtgtgtgtgtgtgtgtgtgtgtgtgtgtgtgtgtgtgtgatggatggatggatggatggatgggaggCGAAGCGAAGCTTCAACAGACGCTCCTCCTCGAGCGCGATTGCGCGCGCGGATTTAGCGCTCGTTCCTTTTGTAGCCGCGGCCtctttttttatctgttttccaGCCGCGCGACGCTCCACCCGCCCGCGCGGCCCCGTCCGCTCAGCGCCTCGCGCTCCCGTCGCCGCCACTTTGTCTTCTTCGTGTGCGCGCGAGTCATGTGTCGCGCCGATAACCGCTTTATCAGAAACTGATAACGGAGCTGGACAGGACAGCGGGGACACCCGCGGGGACACCCCGCCAACTTCTCCACTCGggtatttttacacctttatcTAAGAGCACGAAagaataacccccccccccccccaccccgagaAATATGTATCTGCGtgtaatgtaataatttcattataaTTACTAAAAAAGTTTGTCTTGTAATCACATATATACCTTtaacatcataataataataactaacaatccatccatcctttctCAGGATCCACTTACCAAAAACGATGTATATTATAGTAACTGTTATTAGTGCTGTTCTTCTTGTTCTTATacgattttaatttaaaaaaaaaaaaaaaaacggaataataatatttacctttttaaatttttcgtAGTTACGTCTCGCTGAAAGTAAGTGGAAATCTTCACTGTGTAATAGACACGAAATGGTCTTTGCTCATGTTGTTATAATTCGGACGGGCCACTGTTGCGATACCCTTTGTgactgcgccacctgcaggaCAGAAGCTGCCATTGTATTTCCCTGGGGACGAACGGTGTGATGgcaaaagtgaaaaagtgaaaactgaagCGGATTAACGGCTCCCGACTACTGGCGTTCAAGGAGGAGGGAGTATGAAGAGGTTTTAGTGTTTGGTGCAGAGGTGAACAGCACTTGTATACTGTAGAAGAATGAATTAATGGTTTCCCcttttctatctatctagaAAATTATTAGAATAAAGCAACTACTGAAAAATGAAGGTGCTTTCAGCATCCATtgtttatatattacataatatgaacaatctatctatctatctatctatctatctaataaACAGCCTTAATGTGCAAATATAAAGATATTTGCAGCCAAGTAAATGTTACATGTGTCATTTAGCAAGTTTACCCATAGTTTATGCCATATCTGGATCACATGTTTAAACATACTGAAGTTGTTACCATGGTCATTCTTCCCTCTTGTTCCCATTTGATATTTACTTACACCCATTACTGTAGGGTTATCTCTGACTGCATAAAGTATATTACTGTACACAACTCATTGTGCTGGAGCAGGGCAATAAGGACCTAAACAACAAGACACAGTAATAGTTTTGTCTTTTTACTCTGCAAAGAGTGTCCTTCATCATCTATGACACACACATGATAATCCTTGATAATCCATGATAATCCACATCCAAACCTGAATGGACATTAAGGTTCCGTACCACACGAGTACAATTAACTTCTGATGCACTTTAAAGGCACCTTCTAAAATCTTCACAGTTCAGTTCTTTGATCTCCTCCCAAAATTCACTCTAGTTTTCCTTGCCCCCAGTTGTGAATAAGACACCACTGTGTGTGGGCAcaagggggcgtagtggttactgCTGCTGACTTTGGCTTCAACGGTCAcacgttcaaatcccaccttctgctgcagtaccctttacctcgaattgatacagtaaaaattaccctgctgtgtaagtgggtaagtCACTGGAAGTGTAAgctactctggagaaaagtgtcagatatacaaacaaaagtaaatgtgtGTCTGGGGACCGAGTAAAAGTACCAACTGGTGCATCATTTTGTCTTGTATAAAGCAGCTCTGGGAGGTCACCTTGGGCAAAAGCATtgggtaaataaagaaaacaattataACATTGACATatagaacaaaaacaacaacaataataataataacaatgataataaaacTGTGCAAGGATAAGGACATAGAAACTGCTACCAATAGTGGTGGGAGCATTAGGATCGCAAAAGAAgggtttccatgacaacctgGAGATGCTCATAAGGCAACCAAATGCATCTGAAATTCAGAAGGTCTTGCTGATGGGAGCCGTGCAGATCTTGCGCAAAGTGCTTGGATTAATTTCTTTGGCTTCTTCTTGAGATTTGAGTTTATGAAGAACCAGCTGAGATATTTGACAGAGAGAAATTATGAAatcattcttattattattacaaaaataataacagaatattacagaaaacaataaatataacaatacatattataacataataatttaatagaataaaattcttaaaaataacattataacATATTTAagataaaacaaacaatgaatcatataataacagtaacaatgataataataatagcatgcAGCAACAGTGCCTAAGGGAAATATCCCTGCTGGAATGTCATATCGTGTCACGCTGGAAAAATTCCTGATTTTGCGCTGTGATCTGAGCCGTAGAGCCCAGCATGCACCGCATATGCATTTATGAACAATAACACATATTTCCACAGTCAGGTTCACTGAGACAGTGTGGTCAGAaatgaatgggtaaaatatGTGACGCATGAGTGCAGTAAAGAGGTGGTTCCCAGGCCTCGATCACAACGAATGAGCGACCGACACGGGCCGCAGTCCTTGAGCGAGCTGTAAAGAGGGGCTTCTCCCTTTTGATTCTGTTTATTCAGTTTCCATTTGTGTGCTAAATGGTCTTTTCAGCAGCCCTGTCATGTTTACTGCAGGCATGTTAATAAAGCTCACGCGCTGCATGTTCAAACGCTGCCCGCGCCACAGCAGAAGGCCTATGCAAACACAGGAGCGCGTCTCGAGAATAAAAGATCCATTTCTATAAGAGATGCTAAATAAACAGGTCCGCAAGCAGTCATTATCTTAATTCAGAAATATAATTCCAGCGTCAGCAGCTGAGTGCAAGGAGCTCGGCGACTGTTTGTCTTACGTAATCTTGGCAATTATTCTTCGTAACGTTACCTGTCTCTAGTGACAAATGATGTTGCCACGTACACTGACAGTGGGAATGCACCTATAGGCTGCTGCATTAGTGCTTTTGTTTCAGCATTCAGTGAGAATCTttattataatgaaaatatatcatAGATGATGCAAAAAGAAATGGTGGCAAATTGAACATTTCCAAGTGTGACCTTATTTGCACTCCAATTTGCAGAAAGCAGAGGTGTCGAGGAAGTAATGTTCGGGTTGAAAGCGCTTACATTTAATTCTGTTGTGAAGATCTCCCACTGAGATTTCACAAACATGTTCTCAAATAGTTTGTGCTCTTAACGATGGCAAAAATATCATTTCGTGAGATTCCCAGTGGCAGGTTGCGAAGAGCGATAGCCACCCAGCCCAGAAATTCGTCCCGAAAACCGTTTCTAACAGCTGAATTTGTTGAATTCAAGAAACAAATGATGTGGTTTGCGTATTAAGAGCCGGGTTGTGGTAAACCTCCAGAAACTTCTGTACATTTGGCCTGAGTGCACccacaaataaaattacacttaCATTCCACTTAACATTCCACAAGGTAATATACAAAGTTGcaattaaaagataaaaacataCTGCGCGTGCGTACTTTGTCTAATAAACCTTCAGTGATTGTTTCACATCAGATCTTCCAGCTTCTCAGTGCGCTTATTGAGCTGCGTGCGGTCAGTGAGTGGGGCGCGCGGCCCTTACGTGCAATGCGGGCGTTTGGCCACACGAGGGCGACACGCAAACACAAACGTGCGCCACCTGATTTAGGAGCGCCTGAATGCATTGATTCTTCACAAATAACGCAGCTTCACtgcaaatgattatttttttttattatatatatgttttttttttaaataaaaataaaacgcCTTGTTAAAATGAAAGACCCGCTGTTGTACTGTAGCTACTCAGGACAATTAAACCAAGTGACCCagcttcatcatcatcatctgaaaccacttgtcccatttgtggggagccaaagcctaacccagcaacacagggcaaggggacacacccaggagaggattcccatctgtcgcaaggcaccccgagcaggactcaaacccagagccaccggagagaagaacctggtccaacccactgcgccaccacaccccccacatgaCCCAGTTTAGAAAGTCGAATTCTAACGAGTGATGGTAACTGACAAGTGTTGGGAAAGTGCTGAGCATCAATATCTGAGACAGGGGATCAAAGCAGCTGTCGCTTGTTAGGATGGTGCCGTGAGCTCATCTGTCTGCTCGTACCCATCCTGCATTTTAATGACAGTGACCCCTCAACTTACAACATAACTGGGCCCCACAGGGATGTTCATAACTAAAATTGTTCATAAATCTGAAGTCACTTTTCCCCATAAGCTCATAATCAATATTAATGCAGACGACCATTAACCTGTTGACTGGTTTGCTTCTGTGAAATCTGAGGGTTTCATGACAACATAACATTCCAAGGCGTTTAccacttattatttttattaacatttatcaATTCTTATTAACATCAGGTTGCATTGAGActcaaacaaatgtaaaattaacattGCTGTTCTCTTCCTCTTTATGGGCTCCACATTGTCTCCAAGGTGAGTTTGGCTCCTGATTGTCCCCGGCTCACCAGGTAAATACAGGACACACGTCCTGCTGGgaaatgaaattttacaaaacagattCTGGACATGAAAACGTAATTATATGAACTACTAAATGATGGAGACAGAAAGTTCAGTGGGCAAAATTCCAACCGAACATCATGATATGAGAACACAACTGCAGTTTTCCGTAAGTGCAGAATGTACGGTGTGAAGGGAGtcctaaaaaactgaaattcgCTGCTCCGGTAGCTCAAATCCACTTTACGGCTCTGTCTTTGGAAGCTCCAGCTGTTACTCCAGGCAGCTGGACAAGTTAACGGAAGTCAGGCTGCACTTCCACTGTCAACTGTCACATTCCATATGAATTGCATCTATGATTCATGTCCATAATGCAGAGGTAGCTGAAAAATATAACAGTATAACAGCTTTGAGTACATaactctttcacacacactggctgaaaccgctcgtcccaagcggggtcgtggggaggggggagccagagcctaacccggcaacacggggcacaaggctggaggaggaggaggaggggacacagccaggacgggatgccagtccatcgcaaggcaccccaagagggactccaaccccagacccaccaaagagcaggatccagccaaacctgctgcgccaccacacccgcccccccccaagtaTATGCAACTCTTTATGACAAAATATAAGTATACAACAGTATACCGTATATCATGTATAACAGTATATATTATTGAATAGTTATATACAGTGATACACTGTTAAATATATAACAGTATATAGAAGCACATATGACAATATGAAACAATATATACTTAATTTGACTCTAGGAGGGAGCGCGAGCATCTCACGTTGTTGTTTCCACGTTTTACAGGTATAATTATGGCAGTTTATGTACAAAACTAAATCCTTTTTCAGATACATCGTAACAGCCTGCAGTTCTCATCAGGACG
Proteins encoded in this window:
- the LOC114909365 gene encoding formin-like protein 4 — encoded protein: MERARRAALLPPKVLLDDVHLDVHLRIDLRDVPPGGGAPSPSSSSDTSRAPSRSKGGGGGGRDKPFGPTRTSSARRRTKFLSGLSALFFPPAPGLSPRAAAGSRPPRRARPAGGSGSRSSSSAFPFTYEGVFFTRTERSACPASSRVAPAPPPCTITAAAAEPRTPSVRGGHAARRSTRPRGPVRSAPRAPVAATLSSSCARESCVAPITALSETDNGAGQDSGDTRGDTPPTSPLGTEAAIVFPWGRTV